A genomic window from Luteolibacter sp. LG18 includes:
- a CDS encoding alpha/beta hydrolase, translating to MDEQYWTGPEGRRLCYAEYGDPAGKPLLFFHGWPSSRLQGWILDKEAKRLGLRVISPDRPGMGRSDFAGKRTLAQWPETIRGLAGHLGLEEFRVMGVSGGGPYALACAAWLPDLAKRVAVVCGAPPLVEFADHSDLMWTYRLLLKIRRHAPGVLGRVIGLSRRISAMPSDRPPMSWILKSVPPEDRDAIAGAGGYDTFIGSFHEGIRQGGPGVVADADVYLDDWQLDFASIRIPVTFWHGALDRNIPIRMAREVAAKVPNAATRWFDDEGHYSLPLRQLTPILEDLV from the coding sequence ATGGACGAGCAATACTGGACCGGGCCGGAAGGGCGGCGGTTGTGTTATGCCGAGTACGGCGATCCGGCCGGGAAACCGCTGCTGTTTTTCCACGGCTGGCCGAGTTCCCGGCTGCAAGGGTGGATCCTCGACAAGGAGGCGAAGCGGCTGGGGCTGCGGGTGATTTCGCCGGACCGGCCGGGGATGGGGCGCTCCGATTTCGCGGGCAAGCGGACGCTGGCCCAGTGGCCGGAGACGATCCGCGGCCTCGCCGGGCATCTGGGGCTCGAGGAGTTCCGCGTGATGGGGGTTTCCGGTGGCGGTCCTTACGCGCTGGCCTGCGCCGCGTGGCTGCCGGATTTGGCGAAGCGGGTGGCCGTGGTCTGCGGGGCTCCGCCGCTGGTGGAGTTCGCGGATCACTCCGATCTGATGTGGACCTACCGGCTGCTTTTGAAAATCCGCCGCCATGCTCCGGGAGTGCTCGGCCGGGTCATCGGGTTGTCCCGTCGGATTTCTGCGATGCCTTCCGACCGCCCGCCGATGAGCTGGATCCTCAAGTCGGTGCCACCGGAGGACCGCGACGCCATCGCGGGCGCGGGCGGCTACGACACTTTCATCGGCAGCTTCCACGAGGGCATCCGCCAGGGAGGGCCCGGCGTGGTGGCCGATGCGGATGTTTATCTGGATGATTGGCAGCTCGATTTTGCCTCGATCCGGATTCCCGTTACCTTCTGGCACGGGGCGCTCGACCGCAACATTCCGATTCGGATGGCGCGGGAGGTAGCGGCGAAGGTTCCCAACGCCGCGACCCGCTGGTTCGACGACGAGGGGCACTACTCGCTGCCGTTGCGGCAGCTCACGCCGATCCTCGAAGATTTGGTGTGA
- a CDS encoding PA0069 family radical SAM protein → MAERGRGADGNPLNRFDRFHVETDEDAWVDDDPRPLKTVFLGDDSQSILTKNDAEDLAFEYGLNPYRGCEHGCAYCYARTYHEYLGFSAGLDFESKIVVKRDAPALLEKALAKKTYQPGLLAISGATDCYQPVERKLGITRGCLEVCARFRQPVLMITKNTLVTRDLDHLTELARHQAAAVFLSVTSLDPKLARIMEPRAASPRARLETIHALAEAGVPAGVSAAPMIPGLNDSELPAILAAAKEHGASFAMYSMVRLPGSVAQVFGAWLERHFPDRKEKVLGRIRAAYEGELNSTAPGLRNRGAGAAAGQLRALFHASCRRIELATRPPELSLAAFRRVTPGQGELF, encoded by the coding sequence ATGGCCGAGCGTGGGCGCGGGGCGGACGGAAATCCGCTCAACCGGTTCGACCGTTTCCACGTGGAGACGGACGAGGACGCGTGGGTGGATGACGACCCGCGGCCACTGAAGACGGTGTTCCTGGGGGATGACTCGCAATCGATCCTGACGAAGAACGACGCGGAGGATCTGGCCTTCGAATACGGGCTGAATCCCTACCGCGGCTGCGAGCACGGCTGCGCTTACTGCTACGCACGGACCTACCATGAATACCTCGGGTTTTCGGCGGGGTTGGATTTCGAGTCGAAGATCGTGGTGAAGCGGGATGCGCCGGCGTTGCTGGAAAAGGCGCTGGCGAAGAAGACCTACCAGCCGGGGCTGCTCGCGATCTCCGGGGCGACCGATTGCTACCAGCCGGTCGAGCGGAAGCTGGGGATCACCCGTGGATGCCTGGAGGTGTGCGCGCGGTTCCGTCAGCCGGTGCTCATGATCACGAAGAACACGCTGGTGACGCGGGATCTGGATCACCTCACGGAGCTGGCGCGGCATCAGGCCGCGGCGGTGTTCCTGTCCGTGACCTCGCTCGATCCGAAACTGGCTCGGATCATGGAACCCCGGGCGGCATCACCGCGGGCGCGGCTGGAAACGATCCACGCGCTGGCGGAGGCGGGAGTGCCCGCCGGGGTGAGCGCCGCGCCGATGATCCCGGGGCTGAACGATTCCGAACTGCCTGCGATCCTCGCGGCGGCGAAGGAGCACGGCGCGAGCTTCGCGATGTACTCGATGGTGCGGCTGCCCGGCAGCGTGGCGCAGGTGTTCGGAGCGTGGTTGGAACGCCACTTTCCGGATCGGAAGGAGAAGGTGCTCGGAAGAATCCGCGCGGCGTACGAGGGTGAGCTGAACTCGACGGCACCGGGATTGCGGAACCGCGGGGCGGGAGCGGCGGCGGGGCAGCTTCGCGCGCTGTTCCACGCGAGCTGCCGGAGGATCGAGCTGGCGACGCGGCCGCCGGAGTTGTCGCTGGCGGCGTTCCGAAGGGTGACGCCGGGGCAGGGGGAGTTGTTTTGA